A single region of the Dehalococcoides mccartyi genome encodes:
- a CDS encoding dATP/dGTP diphosphohydrolase domain-containing protein, with translation MTEEFDHVQDSGERQSFQTGAVRDAQDHKGRYDLLPPYAIERLAKHFENGAVKYAARNWEKGIPLMRYIDSGMRHMYKLMDGQTDEDHAAAAMWNIACYIQTEKWIKDGILPKELDDRPVRIQWT, from the coding sequence ATGACAGAAGAATTTGACCATGTGCAAGATAGCGGGGAACGGCAATCATTTCAGACCGGTGCAGTCCGAGACGCTCAAGACCACAAAGGCCGCTATGACCTGTTACCGCCATATGCCATAGAACGCTTGGCAAAACATTTTGAAAACGGCGCAGTCAAATATGCTGCTCGCAACTGGGAAAAGGGTATACCCCTAATGCGCTATATAGATTCCGGTATGCGTCATATGTACAAACTGATGGATGGGCAGACAGATGAAGACCATGCGGCAGCCGCCATGTGGAATATTGCCTGCTATATCCAAACTGAGAAATGGATTAAGGACGGCATACTCCCTAAAGAGCTTGATGACCGCCCTGTACGGATACAATGGACATAA
- a CDS encoding SemiSWEET family sugar transporter gives MDIIGWLGVCIGVVVPLPQLIRIFKTGKVANISVLTYALLVVTITCYLLHAIQIGDAVFTVSNAFNLLTNSLVLIMLIRGRYDRGR, from the coding sequence ATGGACATAATAGGCTGGCTTGGCGTCTGTATAGGCGTTGTAGTGCCACTCCCCCAGCTTATACGCATATTCAAGACGGGTAAGGTCGCCAATATCTCAGTTTTAACCTACGCCTTACTGGTCGTCACTATCACCTGTTATCTGCTCCATGCCATACAGATAGGCGATGCTGTTTTTACAGTGAGCAATGCCTTTAATCTTTTAACAAACAGCCTGGTGCTGATTATGCTCATAAGAGGCCGATATGACAGAGGCAGATAG
- a CDS encoding type II toxin-antitoxin system HicB family antitoxin, with the protein MKTASKNLDYYMGLPYTVVIEPDEDNDGGTYYVARALELSGCIGDGDTPEEALESLAIHKRMWLEDQLERGYKIPEPQQKFSGKFNVRVGPELHRKLSQKASMDKMSLNQFVTEKLAEAVGS; encoded by the coding sequence ATGAAAACAGCATCAAAGAACTTGGACTACTATATGGGATTGCCTTATACAGTTGTCATTGAGCCTGACGAAGATAATGACGGCGGTACTTACTATGTAGCCAGAGCTTTAGAGTTATCAGGGTGCATAGGTGATGGAGATACTCCAGAAGAAGCTCTTGAGAGTTTGGCTATCCACAAGCGAATGTGGCTTGAAGACCAACTGGAACGTGGGTATAAAATTCCTGAACCACAGCAGAAGTTCAGCGGTAAGTTCAATGTCCGGGTCGGCCCGGAACTGCACCGCAAACTATCTCAAAAGGCGTCTATGGATAAGATGAGCCTGAACCAGTTCGTTACTGAGAAGCTGGCTGAGGCAGTAGGTAGTTAG
- a CDS encoding PBSX family phage terminase large subunit, whose translation MQIKTTRIYEQNANAWLKRKEGIRRALNEGGTSSSKTFSVLQTIYLILSHSKRPLLATIVSESLPHLKRGCIRDFFTILDESPDNNPKYNKTDHIYTFVNGSKLEFMGLDEIGKERGPRRDILYCNELNNLKWEVVQGLDVRTNLFTFADWNPTSEFWVHEKWINRPENIYIHSTYLDALNVLPPEVVANIESNKDTDPNWWNVYGLGRIGKIEGLVYPMFDQVNELPPGDMFYGLDFGYSNDPTALVRCVIQGKDLYCQELIYQSGLTNDAIAYRMSELGIRKGYDEIFADAAEPKSIEEIHRHGFNIKSCPKGADSVEYGLQRVRQHRIHWTKDSLNSIKEIRNYRYIADKNGALTSKTTHQYSHMMDAMRYGVIGKINRIPIIVA comes from the coding sequence GTGCAGATTAAAACTACCCGGATTTATGAACAGAATGCCAATGCATGGCTGAAACGCAAGGAAGGTATCCGGCGTGCTTTAAATGAGGGTGGTACGTCCTCAAGCAAGACTTTCTCCGTATTGCAAACTATCTATCTCATTCTCTCCCACTCAAAACGCCCATTACTGGCAACAATCGTTAGCGAATCATTACCGCATCTGAAACGGGGTTGCATACGGGATTTCTTTACAATCCTTGATGAGTCTCCCGACAACAATCCCAAATACAATAAGACAGACCACATTTACACCTTTGTCAATGGCTCCAAGCTGGAATTCATGGGCTTGGATGAGATAGGCAAAGAACGTGGGCCGAGACGGGATATCCTCTACTGCAATGAGCTTAATAACCTCAAGTGGGAAGTGGTGCAAGGGCTTGATGTCCGAACCAATCTATTCACATTTGCAGACTGGAACCCGACCTCTGAATTCTGGGTGCATGAAAAGTGGATAAACCGGCCTGAAAACATCTATATCCACTCAACCTATCTTGACGCTTTGAATGTATTGCCGCCGGAAGTGGTGGCCAATATAGAAAGCAATAAAGACACAGACCCCAACTGGTGGAATGTGTACGGGTTGGGCCGTATAGGCAAGATTGAAGGTCTGGTATATCCGATGTTTGACCAGGTCAATGAATTACCCCCAGGTGATATGTTCTACGGCTTGGACTTTGGTTATTCAAATGACCCTACAGCCCTTGTCCGGTGCGTTATTCAGGGTAAAGACCTTTACTGCCAAGAGCTTATTTACCAGTCAGGTCTTACCAATGATGCTATTGCCTATCGCATGAGCGAGCTTGGTATCCGTAAGGGTTATGACGAGATATTCGCAGACGCGGCAGAACCCAAATCCATAGAGGAAATACATCGGCATGGGTTCAATATCAAGTCATGTCCTAAAGGGGCTGACAGTGTGGAATACGGCTTACAAAGAGTACGCCAACATCGCATCCACTGGACAAAGGACAGCTTAAACAGCATCAAAGAAATACGAAACTATCGGTATATAGCCGATAAAAACGGAGCCTTAACTTCCAAAACCACTCATCAGTACAGCCACATGATGGACGCAATGAGGTATGGAGTTATAGGCAAGATAAACAGAATTCCCATTATAGTGGCTTAG
- a CDS encoding phage portal protein → MLDTLRGNIASFIYPKHQKAKTADVVGFQFTSDQPIYTNMSVEKGTREGYACSVYVYRSVRTIIQAASAIPWMVVDKDGERIPGHEFEKLMAKPNPYFSGQDLIEFTIAHLCLVGNSLWQPIFVNGKPREFWVTMPDKVKPVPGGDWISRWEVKGEGGKTENRPPETFIHFMQVNPGNPYWGIGPLQAAARTVDTDNEAQDTQKVTMQNRAMPSGILSPDTDIPPDQFEQTQKQFKELYKTKTARREPWLLNAGMKWQQMSLSAVEMDFIASRLQNKRDIAAAFGISPIFLGDLEQSSYNNMAEARKALYQDVVIPMLDDIQATLNMRIAPLYGDNLSIAYDLSGVAALRGDFTAKVTQAQTLFNMGVPFEQINSRLELGFEKFTGWDRSYKPFNLMADGKSMQLPAGNKSEVMSEEQKTAAWKRIDSRRIGWWSVVGDKVEELYKENGDLLAKAKGKTPTEYINAAKNALESTTPEWEKKLSAMYMSLIEDFGGEIAGDLGMRKKADEPFDPFTEAAMAWIKKNAAKTVTTIMETELEAIAGIIEAGFADGLSIPNISKQIRQYYDDNSAWKAARVARTEVAKAAGYGQQEAARQSGVVKTHTWLASRDERTRDSHSYMDGETVPLGKPFSNGLKYPGDPSGGADEVINCRCTELYGVD, encoded by the coding sequence ATGTTAGACACTCTAAGAGGCAATATCGCTAGTTTTATATATCCGAAGCATCAGAAGGCCAAGACTGCCGATGTGGTTGGTTTCCAATTTACCTCTGACCAGCCCATCTATACCAATATGTCAGTTGAAAAGGGTACACGCGAAGGTTATGCCTGTTCCGTTTACGTCTACCGGAGTGTGAGGACTATCATTCAGGCCGCATCTGCTATCCCTTGGATGGTTGTAGATAAGGACGGAGAACGCATACCCGGCCATGAATTTGAAAAGCTAATGGCCAAGCCTAACCCGTATTTTTCCGGGCAGGACTTGATAGAATTCACGATTGCCCACTTATGCTTAGTGGGCAATTCCCTTTGGCAGCCTATCTTTGTAAATGGGAAACCGCGAGAATTCTGGGTAACAATGCCGGATAAAGTTAAGCCTGTTCCGGGTGGTGATTGGATATCACGCTGGGAAGTCAAAGGAGAAGGTGGCAAAACAGAAAATAGACCGCCTGAAACCTTTATCCACTTCATGCAGGTAAACCCCGGCAATCCTTATTGGGGTATCGGGCCGCTACAGGCAGCTGCTAGAACTGTAGACACCGATAACGAAGCCCAAGACACTCAGAAGGTCACCATGCAAAACAGGGCAATGCCTTCGGGTATTTTATCACCTGATACAGACATACCCCCTGACCAGTTTGAACAGACACAAAAGCAATTCAAGGAGCTTTATAAAACCAAGACTGCTCGGCGTGAACCCTGGCTCTTAAATGCGGGTATGAAGTGGCAACAGATGAGCTTATCAGCTGTTGAAATGGACTTCATCGCTTCCCGATTACAGAATAAACGTGATATAGCCGCCGCTTTCGGTATCTCCCCAATATTCTTGGGAGACCTTGAGCAGTCCAGTTATAACAACATGGCTGAGGCCCGTAAGGCTTTATACCAGGATGTAGTAATCCCCATGCTTGATGATATACAAGCTACCCTCAATATGCGGATAGCTCCCTTGTATGGAGATAACCTGTCAATAGCCTATGACCTTTCAGGTGTGGCGGCTCTGCGAGGAGACTTCACCGCCAAGGTAACACAAGCCCAGACACTTTTTAACATGGGCGTACCCTTTGAACAGATAAACAGCCGTCTTGAGCTTGGATTTGAGAAGTTCACAGGCTGGGATAGAAGTTATAAGCCGTTTAATCTGATGGCAGACGGAAAGTCCATGCAGTTACCTGCCGGCAATAAATCAGAAGTCATGTCTGAGGAACAGAAGACTGCCGCGTGGAAACGGATTGACTCCCGACGTATTGGTTGGTGGAGTGTTGTTGGCGACAAGGTTGAGGAGTTATACAAAGAAAATGGCGACCTATTGGCAAAGGCCAAAGGTAAAACCCCCACTGAATACATAAACGCCGCTAAAAACGCCTTGGAATCAACTACCCCTGAATGGGAGAAGAAACTCTCCGCCATGTATATGTCCTTGATAGAGGATTTTGGGGGAGAGATAGCCGGTGATTTAGGCATGAGGAAAAAGGCCGATGAGCCTTTTGACCCCTTTACTGAAGCGGCTATGGCTTGGATAAAAAAGAATGCCGCCAAGACAGTGACTACCATCATGGAAACTGAACTTGAAGCAATAGCCGGGATAATAGAGGCTGGTTTTGCTGATGGTTTATCTATCCCCAATATCAGTAAGCAGATTAGGCAGTACTATGATGACAACTCCGCATGGAAAGCCGCACGAGTTGCCAGAACAGAAGTGGCAAAGGCAGCCGGATATGGGCAACAGGAAGCGGCCAGACAATCCGGTGTGGTAAAAACTCACACTTGGCTGGCTTCCAGAGATGAACGTACCAGAGATTCGCACTCTTATATGGATGGCGAAACAGTACCTCTTGGCAAGCCCTTTTCCAATGGTTTGAAGTATCCGGGTGACCCCAGCGGTGGTGCGGATGAGGTAATTAACTGCCGGTGTACAGAGTTATACGGCGTAGATTAA
- a CDS encoding HK97 family phage prohead protease, whose protein sequence is MAETIADTPINTINCPYCSNPNISRSECVDEGWLCLDCGRTFNFFEVMGMTRILEHKEYKLAIKAVDEEAGTFEGYASTFDSAPDSYGDVVDKGAFTKTINENKKRIKLLFNHNANEPIGNILELSEDDVGLHFKAKLSLGVQRAREVLALMKDDVINTMSIGYDTITEEWKDKIRHLKEVRLWDISPVTFAANPEAVITGVKSGRVLSASNLSKVKEAISALQALVESAEQDEEPAKSTPPTVRDPEAAELEKAVKDLRAACLGFDFQKAEASIASNFKKIEGESK, encoded by the coding sequence ATGGCTGAGACCATAGCCGATACACCTATAAACACTATCAATTGCCCATATTGCAGTAACCCGAATATCAGCCGGTCTGAGTGTGTTGATGAAGGCTGGTTATGTCTGGACTGCGGAAGAACATTTAATTTTTTTGAGGTGATGGGTATGACACGAATACTGGAACACAAAGAATACAAACTCGCTATTAAGGCCGTTGATGAAGAAGCCGGCACTTTTGAAGGTTACGCTTCAACCTTTGACTCTGCGCCGGATTCTTACGGCGATGTAGTTGACAAAGGTGCGTTTACCAAAACCATCAACGAGAACAAGAAGCGTATAAAGCTCTTATTCAACCACAACGCTAACGAGCCAATCGGCAACATTCTTGAACTTAGTGAAGATGATGTTGGGCTACATTTCAAAGCCAAACTTTCCTTAGGCGTACAAAGGGCGAGGGAAGTGCTGGCGCTGATGAAGGACGATGTCATCAACACGATGTCCATCGGGTATGACACCATCACCGAGGAATGGAAGGACAAAATCCGCCACCTCAAAGAAGTCAGATTATGGGATATCTCCCCGGTTACCTTTGCGGCCAATCCTGAGGCCGTAATTACCGGGGTTAAATCAGGGCGGGTATTATCCGCCTCCAATTTATCCAAAGTTAAAGAGGCCATTTCCGCTTTACAGGCACTTGTGGAGTCTGCTGAGCAGGACGAGGAGCCGGCTAAGTCCACTCCCCCCACTGTAAGAGACCCGGAAGCCGCTGAATTAGAGAAAGCGGTTAAAGACCTTAGGGCTGCTTGCCTAGGTTTTGACTTTCAAAAAGCTGAAGCCAGTATCGCAAGCAATTTCAAGAAAATAGAAGGAGAAAGTAAATAA
- a CDS encoding phage major capsid protein, translating into MENKELAELIQGAVADLRNHAARMDEEAKKYGAASATAQATMEKLNTRIDGLELKLQKNAIVPPGEAENAEKKAHTTAFFKWMRHGKSGLEPAERKALVQDTTGLYLVPEEIEKEIIRAIPGLNIFRTLVPSRPITTDKIRKRTLTEVSMGWGKIETGASITESTPTPATSYIYAEDLYGLAKIGEDELADVDANLSAIIADSFGVARGESEEAAFAIGTGHTYEQPCGIAVDSTLLTGIGSGAGAGAVGTYGRTWATDNTVTVEDLLKCEYALPAQYKKGAVWLMNSKTELALRLLRAGGSTTGDGPFLWQPSLIAGQPNTFDGFPVYNNDSMKYPADTTAGINVIFGNFQLGYRIIDRQGMFIQRLDELYAEDGLVGFKAHFRVGGDIIRHAAFQVIANDV; encoded by the coding sequence ATGGAAAACAAGGAATTAGCCGAACTGATTCAAGGTGCAGTTGCTGACCTCAGGAATCATGCTGCCCGGATGGACGAGGAAGCCAAGAAATATGGCGCCGCTTCTGCCACCGCTCAGGCCACAATGGAAAAACTGAATACCCGCATTGACGGGCTGGAGTTGAAACTTCAGAAAAACGCCATCGTACCACCCGGTGAGGCTGAAAACGCCGAAAAGAAAGCACATACCACAGCCTTCTTCAAGTGGATGCGGCATGGCAAATCAGGGCTGGAACCCGCTGAACGCAAAGCCCTTGTTCAGGACACTACCGGTCTTTATCTGGTGCCTGAAGAAATAGAGAAGGAAATCATAAGGGCTATTCCTGGGCTGAACATTTTCCGCACCTTGGTTCCTTCTCGCCCTATTACCACTGACAAAATCCGCAAGCGGACTCTGACCGAGGTGTCTATGGGCTGGGGCAAGATAGAAACCGGTGCAAGCATCACCGAGTCCACCCCCACTCCTGCCACTTCCTACATTTACGCCGAAGACCTGTACGGCCTGGCTAAAATCGGCGAGGATGAACTGGCTGATGTGGATGCCAACTTGTCCGCCATTATCGCTGACAGCTTTGGGGTAGCAAGAGGCGAATCCGAAGAAGCTGCCTTTGCAATTGGCACCGGGCATACGTATGAACAGCCCTGCGGTATCGCCGTAGACTCTACCTTGCTGACCGGTATCGGTAGTGGCGCTGGAGCAGGGGCTGTCGGCACTTATGGCCGCACTTGGGCTACTGATAACACTGTCACTGTTGAAGACCTCCTGAAGTGCGAATATGCTCTGCCGGCTCAGTACAAGAAAGGCGCTGTCTGGCTGATGAACAGCAAGACCGAACTGGCTCTGCGCCTGCTCCGTGCCGGTGGCAGCACTACAGGAGATGGTCCGTTCCTTTGGCAGCCTTCACTGATTGCCGGTCAGCCCAACACCTTTGATGGTTTCCCTGTTTACAACAACGACAGCATGAAATATCCCGCTGATACCACTGCCGGTATCAACGTCATATTCGGCAACTTCCAGTTGGGTTATCGCATCATTGACCGCCAGGGTATGTTCATCCAGAGGCTTGACGAACTGTACGCCGAAGATGGTCTCGTGGGCTTCAAGGCTCACTTCCGCGTAGGCGGCGATATAATCCGCCACGCTGCCTTCCAGGTTATTGCCAACGATGTCTAA